The Triticum urartu cultivar G1812 chromosome 5, Tu2.1, whole genome shotgun sequence genome contains the following window.
CGTGCCGGTCGTATGTAGCGGGGGCGGCGAGGCGTCTTCTTGGTCGCGGGTGGCTGTGCGGTGGGGGAAGCGGCAACGGGAACTAGTTTGCTccccggcggcggcgggtgactAGGGTCAGGGGCGGCGTTGCGGGGCGGATGTGGAGGCGGCGGCAGTTGGAAGAGTCGCCGCAAAAATGGGCGGCGGTGTCGGTGACGGGGGAGGCGGGGGGTGAGGGTTGCTTGTTGGCCGGGGAAGGAAGGCCAATGTGCCACAGACCGGCGGGCCCAGGGACAGGAGTAGGCGACCGCGCGCGCGTCCGTCGcgtgtccgcgccgacgcaaatcTGGCTCAAAAATAGGCCGGAAATGGGTCGTCCGCGGACGAAaaacggacgcgcgtccgtttgggtcggcgcgttggacCGCCTTTTCTGTCCGCGCCGATCCAAACGGACGGCCGCGGACGAAATGAGTCGCCCCATTAGAGTTGCTCTAAGTAACGTAACATGCTTAGTGCGATATTAATTAACACTCACTCATGCCGCACTAAACGGTGGCTCATCATATGTAAGCAACCATACGATGATCTCACTCATGGCAGTTACGATGACTGGGCAATCGAAACTACGGGTAAGTTATGCCAGTGCGGAGCGCGTATACTCGAACAGGAATGCCAGTGGTGTGAAGCACTGAagctcacacacacacaaatgcGTACATGCATGGCAGAAAAAGGCCATAGCTGCTGCACAGTGTAATTTGGTACAACTATGGCAATTTCTGCAGTGTACACACACTCACACCGGCCGTTCCATCTGAGTAGCAGCGCACGCATGTAATGTAGCCCTCCTGCTTTTTGCACTAGCAGTGCTAGCTAGCTGTCCACCCAGCGCCGTTCCATTTGCGGCAAGTAGCTTCCCCCATCACCCATATCCACTCTGACGACTAGCTAGTGTGGTTCGATCCAACATTATGATCACGGTCTACGGATGCACTATATGTTTGTATGTTACCACACCACCTTCCCAGTTTGCAAGCTCAGACATGAAGGTGGCGTTAGTTCCTAGTTTAATTTTCTCGCCAAAGATATATGTGAGTGGCACTAGTTCGCTAATTAATTTCAAGAAGAAAGACCAAGAGAAATAAGGATTTGGGACGGGAGGCGCTTCCCTTCCCTAGCTGGTCGATTTTCAACTAGCGCATGTGATTTCCAGTACCATACCAATGCATGCGCCACTCTTAACGATGGGGTGGGGGTGGCTCATCAATCATATTGATCAGCTAGCTTCTACAACATTTTGGCTGAATCATTTGATTCTTTCTAATATCCTTTTTTTGCATGATTTGATGACGTCAAATAATGCAACCTTAACTTTGAGTTAATTAGCTTACTTATATTTATCTTTGTTGAGAAAATGGGTGGTGGTGCTCGAAAGGTCTAGATGGTCATTTTGCCATCGTTATCTAATCGAAAAGCGTGTCAAAAGAATATGAGCCACACTACCTAGTTCAAAAACTAGTGCGCGGCTAAAATGAGCTAGATGGGTTTTCACTGCCATGTGTATACAATTTCACCCACATCGCATTAATTTTTTTTATCAAGGATAAAATGAGCTAGTAGCAAAGAAATGACGCTTTGCCAAAGATGGCATACGCGCTTGGCTGGGTGCAATGCAGCACATAGGCAGCTTCCTGTGCCCGTCATATCGTCACttccactctctctctctctcctctcctctctctctcccatcgGATCCAAGGATAAATTAAAGCTCCGTCTGCGACCAAGACTATACTCCAGAAAGAAGCACAGCAAGGCAAGGCATCCGAGCAGTACGGTGAGTAGTCCACTAGGCAGAGGCACTAGCTCGTCGGATCTAGTCACCAGAATCTTCTCACCAGTTGAAATTAAGCCAACCAACTAACCGTCTTCTTCTCACGGAAATCTTTCTTCTTGTTTCTTTTGCAGACAGGAAACTGAACAAGCAACTAAACCGATCGTTGCTAGCAGCTTGGAGTTGGATCCTTCCACCATCACCATGGACGGCAACAACCAGATCCATGATCCGCTGCTTGCGACCGTGCCCAAGGAGGAGACCATCCCGGCTGCCGTCCGGCGGGCCAGTGGATGGGCGCTCTTCACTGCCTGCGGCACCCTCCTCTCGTTCGCCGCGGGCCACGCGGCCGCCTACGCAGTCGGCCAGTACCAAGTCTGCTCCACCCAGGTCGGACTACGTAACTACACCCGCTTGGTTGGTTTCTGGACAATCCAAACTTTCCATCGATGGATCCATCCATCATATTCAAGATGGTTCAGTGTGGTGTTCGTCTGTATGCACACGCCGTTCGTCCTGCGGTGCGTCCTGTGGACCGACGCGCAGGCCGCCGACGACAGCGCCCTCTGGTTCGGGATGCTGTGCTGCGCCCTCTGGTTCGGGATGCTGTGCTGCGCCCTACTCCAGGCGGCTGCCGCGGCGCTGGCGCTTCACCTCCCGTGCCGCCGCCACTGGGTCCGCCGCGCCCTCGCCTTCCTCGCACTCGTCGTCACCTTCGTCGGCCAGTGCATGtacgccgccgccgtccgcctcctcctcgccgtcgACCCAGGATACATCATCGCCAGGATCTTCTGCACGGCGAACATCGTCATCTTCGCGGGGGGCGACCTCATCTGCTTCCGGGGCCTCCTCCTGGGAGGTGACAACTGATGAGCAGGGCGTAGGCAGCCGATCGATCAGTTCGCGCGTTCATGAGGTACGGATGAAGTCATGACTACCTAGCTTGTTCTAAGGAATAAGAAAATAGAGTATGCATTATGCTATGACCATTGATGGAGTGCGGTATGTCTGAATTTATTAGTGTTAGTTGGATGGATTGACTATACTCCGACGTCTTTGATGTATATATTGGACCTTTTCATTTCCCTGCAGTATGATTATCAGACTTCAGACATGAGTTATATGTTCCAGCTTCGGTACAATTGTTACTGTTGTTTAATTATATATATCTATGCATCCCTCGCTCATGTTTGTTTGTGGTGTGGAGTGAGCCATTGTTTTTCATTGAATTCCAGCATGTATGAATAATGTATTTCGCCGGGGTTCAGCCGTGACCTGTGAGTTTGGTCAGGCCGGATTTTTGGATGCAAGAGTGACCTGACCACACTCTTGATCGGCTGGGCTGGGGGTGGCCACATGCAATTGAGAGAGACACGGTTGGTGACATAGATTCAGGTGTAGGTCTGAAACGCCGGGATTTGTACTACTGTACTAACTAAAACAGTGGCCCTTGCAAATGCCAGGGCACCTAGCAAGTACATCAAACCCTCTAGAAAATCTTTTGAGATTCCAAATCATTTTAGACTTATTTCTTAAGACAAATATTGTTTTGGGTTGGTCATCCAGTTATTACAACAGATAATATTGATTTTATCGATGAACTCTTAATACTCTGTGCATTTGCTCCCTCTTGTGGCGATTTGTGACATAGACTCGAGTGTAGTAGCTAGCTATCTTGGGTGGACTCCTGGACTTTTGTCATGATGCGTTTGGGGTTTGTATTATTCGTACTAACTAGAACAGTGGCCCTCGCAAATGTGAGCGCACCGCCTTTATTGTTCTGATGAAAATGTTGGACAAAAGAATAAAGTTTTTGATATCCGATTGCCATTGCTAAATTGAATATTATAAGAAAGAAAAGTATTAACGGCCATTTTGGTGCAAGTTCAAAATAGTGGATTGGAGAGTACAATAATGTTTTAaaaaaactggttcaacaaatgtCAAAGCACAATAATTACTCCATTCGTTCCAAAATATATTGGTTATTAGATTTTTGCAAATTCAAACTTTGTACACTTTGAACAAGTTTATAGAAAAGAATTGTCAACATCTGCAATATCAATTCATTACTTTTAGTTCAAGAAATATATTTGCATATGGTATACATTCCATATTGTATATATTGGTTAAACTTTATGAAGCATGACTTTCGAGAAAACCAATGGCCACTATATTATGGAACTGAGTAAGTGCAATTATAATTTTGAAAATTGCATCATGAGTCCTAAAACTATTGGAGGTGTGTCAGTCCAGTCCTATTAATTACTTCAAAACTGCAATTTTGGGTCCCAAAACTATGTAAGTTTGTTCATCTCAGGTCCGAAGCTTGCATGGCCAGTATCTATGGTGCATTTTTTTTCAAATGAGCCATTTATATGTGTTTACTTCCCCAAAAGTGGTCCATACGCTTTCACGTCACAGCGTGTATTGCAACCTGCACACCTGCTGAAGGaaacatgccctagaggcaataataaagttattatttatttccgtatatcatgataaatgtttattattcatgctagagttgtattaaccggaaacataatacatgtgtgaatacatagacaaacagagtgtcactagtatgcctctacttgactagctcgttgatcaaagatggttatgtttcctaaccatagacatgagttgtcatttgattaacgagatcacatcattacgagaatgatgtgattgacttgacccattccgttagcttagcacttgatcgtttagtttgttgctattgctttcttcatgacttatacatgttcctatgacttgagattatgcaactcccgtctaccgaaggaacactttgtgtgctaccaaacgtcacaacgtaacttggtgattataaaggtgatctacaggtgtctcgaaggtacttgttgggttggcgtatttcgagattaggatttgtcactccgattgtcggagaggtatctctgggccctctcggtaatgcacatcacttaagccatgcaagcattgcaactaatgagttagttgcgggataatgtgttacggaacgagtaaagagacttgccggtaacgagattgaactaggtattgagataccaatgatcgaatctcgggaaagtaacatgccgatgacaaagggaacaacgtatgttgttatgcggtttgaccaataaagatcttcgtagaatacgtaggagcccatatgagcatccaggttccgctattggttattgaccggagacgtgtctcggtcatgtctacatagttctcgaacccgtagggtccgcacgcttaaagttacgatgacagttatattatgagtttatatgttttgatataccgaaggagttcggagtcccggatgagatcggggacatgacgaggagtctcgaaatggtcgagacgtaaagatcgatatattggacgactatattcggacatcggaaaggttccgagtgattcgggtattttcgagAGTACCGGGGAGtaacgggaattcgtattgggccttaatgggccatacgggaaaggagagaaaggcctcaaagggtggccgcacccctccccatgggattttttgaattggactagggaggggtggtgcccccttccttccttctccttttcccttccttttccttccctcctactcctactacttggaagggctcctagttctactaggaaaggaggaatcctactcccggtgggagtaggactcccctagggcgcgccatagagtgggccggccctccccctcctccactcctttatatacgggggtagggggcaccccatagacacaacaattgatcaagttgatcttttaaccgtgtgcggtgcaccctccatcatagtccacctcgataatactgtagcggtgcttaggcgaaaccctgcgtcggtagaacaccaacatcatcaccacgccatcgtgatggcgaaactctccctcaacactcggctggatcagagttcgagggacgtcatcgggctgaacgtgtgctgaactcggaggtgtcgtgcgttcggtacttgatcggtcggatcgtgaagacgtacgactacatcaaccgcgttgtgctaatgcttccgctttcggtctatgagggtacgtggacaacactctcccctatcgttgttgtgcatcacaatgatcttgcgtgtgcgtaggaaaattttgaaattactacgttccccaacagtggcatccgagcttggttttatgcgtagatgtcatatgcacgagtagaacacaagtgagttgtgggcgatataagtcatactgcataccagcatgtcatactttggttcggcagtattgttggatgaagcggcccggaccgacattacgcgtacgcttacgcaagactggttctaccgacgtgctttgcacaccgatggctggcgggtgtcagtttctccaactttagttgaaccgagtgtggctatgcccggtccttgcgaaggttaaaacatcaccaacttgacaaactatcgttgtggttttgatgcctaggtaagaacggttcttgctaagcccgtagcagtcacgtaaaacttgcagcaacaaagtagaggacgtctaacttgtttttgcagggcattttgtgatgtgatatggtcaagacatgatgctaaattgtattgtatgagatgatcatgttttgtaaccgagttatcggcaactggcaggagccatatggttttctctttattgtatgcaatgcaattgcgctgtaatgctttactttatcactaagcgatagcgatagtcgtggaagcataagattggcgagacgacaacgatgctacgatggagatcaaggtgtcgtgccggtgacgatggtgattaTGACGGTGCTtaggagatggagatcacaagcacaagatgatgatggccatatcatatcacttattgattgcatgtgatgtttatcttttatgcatcttatcttgctttgattgacgatagcattataagatgatctctcactaaatttcaagataaaagtgttctccctgagtatgcaccattgccaaagttcgtcgtgcccagacaccacgtgatgattgggtgtgataagctctacgtccatctacaacgggtgcaagccagttttgcatgcgcagaatactcaggttaaacttgacgagcctagcatatgcagatatggcctcggaacactgagaccgaaaggttgagcgtgaatcatatagtagatatgatcaacatagtcatgttcaccattgaaaactattcCATTTCACGTGAcaatcggttatggtttagttgatttggatcacgtgatcacttagaagattagagggatatctttctaagtgggagttcttaagtaatatgattaattgaacttaaatttatcatgaacttagtcctggtagtattagcatatctatgttgtagatcaatagctcgcatttagctcccctgttttatttttgatatgttcctagagaaaactaagttgaaagatgttagtagcaatgatgcggattggatccgtgatctgaggtttatcctcattgctgcacagaagaattatgtccttgatgcaccgctaggtgacaaacctattgcaggagcagatgcagatgttataaacatttggctagctcaatatgatgactacttgatagtttagtgcgccatgcttaacggcttagaatcgggacttcaaagacattttgaatgtcatggaccatatgagatgtttcaggagttgaagttaatatttcaagcaaatacccgagttgagagatatgaagtcttcaacaagttctatagctaaaagatggaggagaatagctcaagcagtgagcacgtgctcagattgtctgggtactacaatcgtttgaatcaagtgggagttaatcttccagataagatagtgttTGACAGAATtatctagtcaccatcaccaagttagtagaacttcgtgatgaactataatatgcaagggataacggaaacgattcccaagctcttcatgatgctaaaatcaacgaaggtagaaatcaagaaaaacatcaagcgttgatggttgacaagaccactagtttcaagaaaagggcaaagggaagaaggggaacttcaagaagaacggcaagtaagttgctactcaagtgaagaagcccaagtctggtcctaagcctgagactaagtgtttctactgcaaagggactggtcactggaagtggaactaccccaagtaattggcggataagaaggatggcaaagtgaacataggtatatttgatatacatgttattgatgtgtactttactagtgtttatagaaacccctcagtatttgatactagttcagttgctaagaatagtaacttgaaacgggagttgcagaatgaacagagactagttaagggtgaagtgacgatgtgtattggaaatggttccaagattgatatgatcatcatcacacactccctatactttcgagattagtgttaagcgtaaaataaatgttatttagtgtttgtgttgagcataaatatgattagatcatgtttattgcaatacggttattcatataagttagagaataattgttgttctgtttacatgaataaaaccttcaatggtcatacacccaatgaaaatggtttgttggatctcgatcgtggtgatacacattttcgtaatattgaagccaaaagatgcaaagttaataataataatgcaacttatttgtggcactaccgtttaggtcatattggtgtaaagcgcatgaagaaaatccatgctgatgggcttttggaatcacttgacaATGAATcggttgatgcttgcgaaccatgcctcatgagcaagatggctaagactctgttctccggaacaatggagcgagcaacagatttgttggaaatcatacgtactgatgtatgtggtccgatgaatattgaggctcgcggcaggtatcattattttccgatcttcacatatgatttgagcagatatgagtatatctacttgatgaaacacaagtctcaaacatttaaaaagttcaaagaatttcagagtgaagtggagaatcatcgtaacaaaaataaaaatgtCTACGATATCAttgcagaagtaaaatatttgagttacgagtttggccttccgttaaaacaatgtgaaatagtttcactactcacgccacctggaacaccacagtgtaatggtgtgtccgaacgtcgtaactgtactttattagatacggtgcgatctatgatgtctcttaccgatttaccactatcgttttggggttatacattagagacagctacattcacgttaaataggtcaccatctaaatccgttgagacgacaccgtatgaactatggtttggcaagaaacctaagctgtcatttcttaaagtttgaggttgcaatgcttatgtgaaaaagtttcaacctgataatctcaaacccaaattggagaagtgcgtcttcataggatacccaaaagaaaatattgggtacaccttttatcatagatccgaaggcaagatattcattgcagagaatggatcctttctagagaaggagtttctctcgaaaaaagtgagtgggaagaaagtagaacttgatgaggtaactgtacctgctcccttattggaaagtagttcatcacagaaatctgttcctgtgactactacaccaattagtgaggaagctaatgatgatgatcatgtaacttcagatcaagttacaccgaaacctcgtaggtaaaccagagtgatatccgcacctgagtggtacggtaatcctgttctggaggtcatgttacttgaccatgacaagcctacgaactatgaggaagcgatgatgagcccagattccatgaaatggcttgaggccatgaaatctgagatgagatccatgtatgagaacaaagtatggactttgattgacctgcccaatgatcggcgagccgttgagattaaatggatctccaagaggaagaggaacgctgatagtagtgttactatctaaaaagctagaattgtcgcaaaaaggttttcgacaagttcaaggtgttgactacgatgagagtttctcactcgtatatatgcttaagtctgtccaaatcatgttagcaattgtcgcattttatgaaatctggcaaatggataaacaaaactgcattccttaatggatttattaaagaaaaGTTGTaaatgatgcaaccagaaggttttgtcaatcctaaaggtactaacaaaatatgcaagctccagcgatccatctatggactggtgcaagcatctcagagttggaatatacgctttgataagttgatcaaagcatatagttttatacagacttgcggtgaagcctgtatttacaagaaagtgaatgtgagcactacagcatttctgataagtatatgtatgacatattgttgatcggagataatgtagaattattctgcaaagcataaaggaatgtttgaaaggagtttttcaaaaaaggaccttggtgaagctgcttacatattgagcatcaagatctatagagatagatcaagacgcttgataagtttttcaatgagtacataccttgacaagattttgaagtagctcaaaatggaacagtcaaaaaggagttcttgcctgtgttacaaggtgtgaagttgagtaagactcaaaacccgaccatggcagaagatagagagagaatgaaagtcattccctatgccccagccataggttctataacgtatgccatgctgtgtaccagacctattgtatacccagccctgagtttggcaagagagtacaatagtgatctaggagtagatcactggacattggtcaaaaattatccttagtggaataaggatatgtttcccGATTATGgtggtgacaaaaggttcgtcgtaaagggttacgtcgatgcaagttttgacattGATCCAAATGACTCTAAGtatcaatctggatacatattgaaagtgggagaaattagctagagtagctccgtgtagagcattgttgacatagaaatttgtaaaacacatacggatctgaatgtggcagacccattgactaaacttccctcacaagcaaaacatgatcacaccttagtactctttgggtattaatcacatagcaatgtgaactagattatttactctagtaaaccctttgggtgttcgtcacatgacgatgtgaactatgggtgttaatcacatggtgatgtgaactattgatgttaaatcacatggcgatgtgaactagattattgactctagtgcaagtgggagactgaaggaaatatgccctagaggcaataatacagttattatttatttccttatatcatgataaatgtttattattcatgctagagttgtattaatcggaaacataatacatgtgtgaatacatagacaaacagagtgtcactagtatgcctctacttgacta
Protein-coding sequences here:
- the LOC125555534 gene encoding uncharacterized protein LOC125555534 — its product is MDGNNQIHDPLLATVPKEETIPAAVRRASGWALFTACGTLLSFAAGHAAAYAVGQYQVCSTQVGLRNYTRLVGFWTIQTFHRWIHPSYSRWFSVVFVCMHTPFVLRCVLWTDAQAADDSALWFGMLCCALWFGMLCCALLQAAAAALALHLPCRRHWVRRALAFLALVVTFVGQCMYAAAVRLLLAVDPGYIIARIFCTANIVIFAGGDLICFRGLLLGGDN